One window of the Melanotaenia boesemani isolate fMelBoe1 chromosome 14, fMelBoe1.pri, whole genome shotgun sequence genome contains the following:
- the scamp4 gene encoding secretory carrier-associated membrane protein 4 — MSERANNFPPLPKILRIKPCFYQNIEEEIPGPHQQLVRRVYMLWMMYSGTLCVNVVSCIAWWAGGGNVSNFGFSLLWLILFSPCSYACWFRPLYKALRADSSFNFMAFFFIFFLQCVLSLIQTLGISGWGTCGWIATVMFFSQNVGSAIVMLITTLLFSVVTALMALVLIKVHRLYRGGGGSLERAQEEWSTGMWKNAPVREAGFNAVAQTAQGPSLPQYPAAVPSYPDNSHW; from the exons ATGTCAG AGCGAGCAAATAACTTTCCTCCCCTGCCAAAAATCTTAAGAATAAAGCCATGCTTTTACCagaacatagaagaagaaattCCTGGACCCCACCAGCAGTTGGTGCGCAGGGTTTACATGCTTTGGATGA TGTATTCAGGCACCCTGTGTGTAAATGTGGTCTCATGCATTGCTTGGTGGGCTGGAGGTGGAAATGTTTCAAACTTCGGCTTCTCACTGCTCTGGCTCATCCTCTTCAGCCCCTGTAGTTACGCGTGCTGGTTCAGACCGCTCTACAAAGCTTTAAG GGCTGATAGCTCCTTCAACTTTATGgccttcttcttcatctttttccTCCAGTGTGTCTTGTCCCTCATTCAGACTTTAGGCATCTCTGGTTGGGGAACTTG CGGCTGGATTGCCACAGTGATGTTTTTCAGCCAAAATGTGGGTTCAGCTATAGTGATGCTTATCACAACTCTGCTCTTCTCTGTGGTGACTGCTTTAATGGCACTGGTTCTCATTAAG GTGCATAGACTGTACAGAGGCGGCGGCGGTAGTCTGGAGCGGGCTCAGGAAGAGTGGAGCACTGGAATGTGGAAGAATGCACCGGTGAGGGAAGCAGGGTTCAACGCTGTCGCTCAGACAGCCCAGGGCCCGAGTTTGCCCCAATATCCTGCTGCCGTGCCGAGTTACCCTGACAACAGTCACTGGTGA